Proteins encoded in a region of the Raphanus sativus cultivar WK10039 chromosome 8, ASM80110v3, whole genome shotgun sequence genome:
- the LOC108822710 gene encoding cyclin-A2-3-like isoform X2: protein MGKENAVSRPFTRALASALRASEATSGTQIQQRANTKRPASEDKDVTAAPNKKKKREVLEDISNVTFNAPKLEVKNIKQVKKGRGLASRSKLKSACITSETADLQFRTDAKAEAVSVTAGSMSLCKGTNDTAVNCNFRLPPRPLGRSASIVEKSAVIGSSTAPDIQKFIDIDSDDKDPLLCCLYAPEIYYNLRVSELRRRPVPDYMETIQKDVTQSMRGILVDWLVEVSDEYTLVPDTLYLTVYLIDWFLNGNHVERQRLQLLGITCMLISSKYEEIYAPRIEEFCSITDDTYTKDQVLEMEKQVLAHFSFQIYTPTPKTFLRRFLRAAQASYPQSMCLELEFLASYLTELTLLDYHFLKFLPSVIAASAVFLAKWTLDQSNHPWNPTLEHYTTYKASELKASVHALQDLQLNTKGCTLSAVRMKYKQEKFKSVAVLTSPKLLGTLF from the exons ATGGGTAAGGAAAATGCTGTCTCTCGTCCTTTCACTCGTGCCCTTGCCTCTGCTCTGCGCGCTTCAGAAGCCACTTCTGGTACACAGATTCAACAGAGAGcaaacactaaaagaccagCCTCTGAGGATAAGGACGTCACTGCTGCACccaataagaagaagaagcgagAGGTTCTAGAGGATATCTCAAATGTAACCTTCAATGCACCTAAACTTGAG GTCAAAAACATCAAACAGGTAAAGAAAGGACGGGGATTAGCGAGTAGATCCAAGTTGAAATCAGCTTGTATTACTTCAGAAACCGCTGATCTTCAGTTCAGGACCGATGCAAAAGCTGAAGCTGTATCAGTGACAGCAGGAAGCATGTCTCTTTGTAAAGGCACAAATGACACAGCTGTTAACTGTAATTTCAGATTGCCTCCAAGACCTCTTGGGAGATCAGCTTCTATAG TTGAGAAAAGTGCTGTTATTGGTAGTTCAACTGCACCTGATATCCAAAAATTCATAGACATTGATTCTGATGACAAGGATCCTTTGCTCTGCTGCCTCTATGCCCCTGAAATCTACTACAATTTGCGTGTTTCAGAG CTTAGGCGCAGACCGGTTCCGGACTATATGGAGACAATACAGAAGGATGTGACTCAGTCCATGCGGGGGATTCTGGTTGATTGGCTTGTGGAG GTCTCTGATGAATACACGCTCGTACCAGACACTCTTTACCTCACAGTGTACCTCATAGACTGGTTCCTCAACGGAAACCACGTGGAAAGACAGAGACTTCAACTCCTCGGCATCACTTGCATGCTAATTTCCTC GAAGTATGAAGAAATATATGCGCCACGCATTGAAGAGTTCTGCTCCATCACGGATGACACCTACACAAAAGATCAGGTCCTGGAGATGGAGAAGCAAGTACTTGCGCATTTTAGCTTTCAAATATACACTCCCACTCCAAAAACGTTCCTAAGGAGATTTCTTAGAGCAGCACAAGCCTCTTACCCg CAGAGCATGTGCCTTGAACTAGAGTTTCTAGCCAGCTATCTAACGGAGTTGACCTTACTAGACTATCATTTCTTGAAGTTTCTTCCTTCCGTCATCGCTGCTTCAGCAGTTTTTCTTGCCAAGTGGACATTGGACCAGTCAAACCACCCATGG AATCCAACACTTGAGCATTACACAACGTACAAAGCCTCAGAACTGAAAGCATCTGTTCATGCATTACAAGATCTGCAGCTTAACACCAAAGGTTGCACATTGAGCGCTGTACGCATgaagtataagcaagagaaa TTCAAATCTGTGGCGGTTCTCACATCTCCTAAATTACTTGGCACACTATTCTGA
- the LOC108822710 gene encoding cyclin-A2-3-like isoform X1, translating into MGKENAVSRPFTRALASALRASEATSGTQIQQRANTKRPASEDKDVTAAPNKKKKREVLEDISNVTFNAPKLEVKNIKQVKKGRGLASRSKLKSACITSETADLQFRTDAKAEAVSVTAGSMSLCKGTNDTAVNCNFRLPPRPLGRSASIVEKSAVIGSSTAPDIQKFIDIDSDDKDPLLCCLYAPEIYYNLRVSELRRRPVPDYMETIQKDVTQSMRGILVDWLVEVSDEYTLVPDTLYLTVYLIDWFLNGNHVERQRLQLLGITCMLISSKYEEIYAPRIEEFCSITDDTYTKDQVLEMEKQVLAHFSFQIYTPTPKTFLRRFLRAAQASYPQSMCLELEFLASYLTELTLLDYHFLKFLPSVIAASAVFLAKWTLDQSNHPWQNPTLEHYTTYKASELKASVHALQDLQLNTKGCTLSAVRMKYKQEKFKSVAVLTSPKLLGTLF; encoded by the exons ATGGGTAAGGAAAATGCTGTCTCTCGTCCTTTCACTCGTGCCCTTGCCTCTGCTCTGCGCGCTTCAGAAGCCACTTCTGGTACACAGATTCAACAGAGAGcaaacactaaaagaccagCCTCTGAGGATAAGGACGTCACTGCTGCACccaataagaagaagaagcgagAGGTTCTAGAGGATATCTCAAATGTAACCTTCAATGCACCTAAACTTGAG GTCAAAAACATCAAACAGGTAAAGAAAGGACGGGGATTAGCGAGTAGATCCAAGTTGAAATCAGCTTGTATTACTTCAGAAACCGCTGATCTTCAGTTCAGGACCGATGCAAAAGCTGAAGCTGTATCAGTGACAGCAGGAAGCATGTCTCTTTGTAAAGGCACAAATGACACAGCTGTTAACTGTAATTTCAGATTGCCTCCAAGACCTCTTGGGAGATCAGCTTCTATAG TTGAGAAAAGTGCTGTTATTGGTAGTTCAACTGCACCTGATATCCAAAAATTCATAGACATTGATTCTGATGACAAGGATCCTTTGCTCTGCTGCCTCTATGCCCCTGAAATCTACTACAATTTGCGTGTTTCAGAG CTTAGGCGCAGACCGGTTCCGGACTATATGGAGACAATACAGAAGGATGTGACTCAGTCCATGCGGGGGATTCTGGTTGATTGGCTTGTGGAG GTCTCTGATGAATACACGCTCGTACCAGACACTCTTTACCTCACAGTGTACCTCATAGACTGGTTCCTCAACGGAAACCACGTGGAAAGACAGAGACTTCAACTCCTCGGCATCACTTGCATGCTAATTTCCTC GAAGTATGAAGAAATATATGCGCCACGCATTGAAGAGTTCTGCTCCATCACGGATGACACCTACACAAAAGATCAGGTCCTGGAGATGGAGAAGCAAGTACTTGCGCATTTTAGCTTTCAAATATACACTCCCACTCCAAAAACGTTCCTAAGGAGATTTCTTAGAGCAGCACAAGCCTCTTACCCg CAGAGCATGTGCCTTGAACTAGAGTTTCTAGCCAGCTATCTAACGGAGTTGACCTTACTAGACTATCATTTCTTGAAGTTTCTTCCTTCCGTCATCGCTGCTTCAGCAGTTTTTCTTGCCAAGTGGACATTGGACCAGTCAAACCACCCATGG CAGAATCCAACACTTGAGCATTACACAACGTACAAAGCCTCAGAACTGAAAGCATCTGTTCATGCATTACAAGATCTGCAGCTTAACACCAAAGGTTGCACATTGAGCGCTGTACGCATgaagtataagcaagagaaa TTCAAATCTGTGGCGGTTCTCACATCTCCTAAATTACTTGGCACACTATTCTGA
- the LOC108822710 gene encoding cyclin-A2-3-like isoform X3 produces MGKENAVSRPFTRALASALRASEATSGTQIQQRANTKRPASEDKDVTAAPNKKKKREVLEDISNVTFNAPKLEVKNIKQVKKGRGLASRSKLKSACITSETADLQFRTDAKAEAVSVTAGSMSLCKGTNDTAVNCNFRLPPRPLGRSASIVEKSAVIGSSTAPDIQKFIDIDSDDKDPLLCCLYAPEIYYNLRVSELRRRPVPDYMETIQKDVTQSMRGILVDWLVEVSDEYTLVPDTLYLTVYLIDWFLNGNHVERQRLQLLGITCMLISSKYEEIYAPRIEEFCSITDDTYTKDQVLEMEKQVLAHFSFQIYTPTPKTFLRRFLRAAQASYPSMCLELEFLASYLTELTLLDYHFLKFLPSVIAASAVFLAKWTLDQSNHPWQNPTLEHYTTYKASELKASVHALQDLQLNTKGCTLSAVRMKYKQEKFKSVAVLTSPKLLGTLF; encoded by the exons ATGGGTAAGGAAAATGCTGTCTCTCGTCCTTTCACTCGTGCCCTTGCCTCTGCTCTGCGCGCTTCAGAAGCCACTTCTGGTACACAGATTCAACAGAGAGcaaacactaaaagaccagCCTCTGAGGATAAGGACGTCACTGCTGCACccaataagaagaagaagcgagAGGTTCTAGAGGATATCTCAAATGTAACCTTCAATGCACCTAAACTTGAG GTCAAAAACATCAAACAGGTAAAGAAAGGACGGGGATTAGCGAGTAGATCCAAGTTGAAATCAGCTTGTATTACTTCAGAAACCGCTGATCTTCAGTTCAGGACCGATGCAAAAGCTGAAGCTGTATCAGTGACAGCAGGAAGCATGTCTCTTTGTAAAGGCACAAATGACACAGCTGTTAACTGTAATTTCAGATTGCCTCCAAGACCTCTTGGGAGATCAGCTTCTATAG TTGAGAAAAGTGCTGTTATTGGTAGTTCAACTGCACCTGATATCCAAAAATTCATAGACATTGATTCTGATGACAAGGATCCTTTGCTCTGCTGCCTCTATGCCCCTGAAATCTACTACAATTTGCGTGTTTCAGAG CTTAGGCGCAGACCGGTTCCGGACTATATGGAGACAATACAGAAGGATGTGACTCAGTCCATGCGGGGGATTCTGGTTGATTGGCTTGTGGAG GTCTCTGATGAATACACGCTCGTACCAGACACTCTTTACCTCACAGTGTACCTCATAGACTGGTTCCTCAACGGAAACCACGTGGAAAGACAGAGACTTCAACTCCTCGGCATCACTTGCATGCTAATTTCCTC GAAGTATGAAGAAATATATGCGCCACGCATTGAAGAGTTCTGCTCCATCACGGATGACACCTACACAAAAGATCAGGTCCTGGAGATGGAGAAGCAAGTACTTGCGCATTTTAGCTTTCAAATATACACTCCCACTCCAAAAACGTTCCTAAGGAGATTTCTTAGAGCAGCACAAGCCTCTTACCCg AGCATGTGCCTTGAACTAGAGTTTCTAGCCAGCTATCTAACGGAGTTGACCTTACTAGACTATCATTTCTTGAAGTTTCTTCCTTCCGTCATCGCTGCTTCAGCAGTTTTTCTTGCCAAGTGGACATTGGACCAGTCAAACCACCCATGG CAGAATCCAACACTTGAGCATTACACAACGTACAAAGCCTCAGAACTGAAAGCATCTGTTCATGCATTACAAGATCTGCAGCTTAACACCAAAGGTTGCACATTGAGCGCTGTACGCATgaagtataagcaagagaaa TTCAAATCTGTGGCGGTTCTCACATCTCCTAAATTACTTGGCACACTATTCTGA
- the LOC108822710 gene encoding cyclin-A2-3-like isoform X4: MGKENAVSRPFTRALASALRASEATSGTQIQQRANTKRPASEDKDVTAAPNKKKKREVLEDISNVTFNAPKLEVKNIKQVKKGRGLASRSKLKSACITSETADLQFRTDAKAEAVSVTAGSMSLCKGTNDTAVNCNFRLPPRPLGRSASIVEKSAVIGSSTAPDIQKFIDIDSDDKDPLLCCLYAPEIYYNLRVSELRRRPVPDYMETIQKDVTQSMRGILVDWLVEVSDEYTLVPDTLYLTVYLIDWFLNGNHVERQRLQLLGITCMLISSKYEEIYAPRIEEFCSITDDTYTKDQVLEMEKQVLAHFSFQIYTPTPKTFLRRFLRAAQASYPSMCLELEFLASYLTELTLLDYHFLKFLPSVIAASAVFLAKWTLDQSNHPWNPTLEHYTTYKASELKASVHALQDLQLNTKGCTLSAVRMKYKQEKFKSVAVLTSPKLLGTLF; this comes from the exons ATGGGTAAGGAAAATGCTGTCTCTCGTCCTTTCACTCGTGCCCTTGCCTCTGCTCTGCGCGCTTCAGAAGCCACTTCTGGTACACAGATTCAACAGAGAGcaaacactaaaagaccagCCTCTGAGGATAAGGACGTCACTGCTGCACccaataagaagaagaagcgagAGGTTCTAGAGGATATCTCAAATGTAACCTTCAATGCACCTAAACTTGAG GTCAAAAACATCAAACAGGTAAAGAAAGGACGGGGATTAGCGAGTAGATCCAAGTTGAAATCAGCTTGTATTACTTCAGAAACCGCTGATCTTCAGTTCAGGACCGATGCAAAAGCTGAAGCTGTATCAGTGACAGCAGGAAGCATGTCTCTTTGTAAAGGCACAAATGACACAGCTGTTAACTGTAATTTCAGATTGCCTCCAAGACCTCTTGGGAGATCAGCTTCTATAG TTGAGAAAAGTGCTGTTATTGGTAGTTCAACTGCACCTGATATCCAAAAATTCATAGACATTGATTCTGATGACAAGGATCCTTTGCTCTGCTGCCTCTATGCCCCTGAAATCTACTACAATTTGCGTGTTTCAGAG CTTAGGCGCAGACCGGTTCCGGACTATATGGAGACAATACAGAAGGATGTGACTCAGTCCATGCGGGGGATTCTGGTTGATTGGCTTGTGGAG GTCTCTGATGAATACACGCTCGTACCAGACACTCTTTACCTCACAGTGTACCTCATAGACTGGTTCCTCAACGGAAACCACGTGGAAAGACAGAGACTTCAACTCCTCGGCATCACTTGCATGCTAATTTCCTC GAAGTATGAAGAAATATATGCGCCACGCATTGAAGAGTTCTGCTCCATCACGGATGACACCTACACAAAAGATCAGGTCCTGGAGATGGAGAAGCAAGTACTTGCGCATTTTAGCTTTCAAATATACACTCCCACTCCAAAAACGTTCCTAAGGAGATTTCTTAGAGCAGCACAAGCCTCTTACCCg AGCATGTGCCTTGAACTAGAGTTTCTAGCCAGCTATCTAACGGAGTTGACCTTACTAGACTATCATTTCTTGAAGTTTCTTCCTTCCGTCATCGCTGCTTCAGCAGTTTTTCTTGCCAAGTGGACATTGGACCAGTCAAACCACCCATGG AATCCAACACTTGAGCATTACACAACGTACAAAGCCTCAGAACTGAAAGCATCTGTTCATGCATTACAAGATCTGCAGCTTAACACCAAAGGTTGCACATTGAGCGCTGTACGCATgaagtataagcaagagaaa TTCAAATCTGTGGCGGTTCTCACATCTCCTAAATTACTTGGCACACTATTCTGA